Proteins encoded together in one Drosophila willistoni isolate 14030-0811.24 chromosome XR unlocalized genomic scaffold, UCI_dwil_1.1 Seg105, whole genome shotgun sequence window:
- the LOC6645006 gene encoding adenylyl cyclase X E isoform X1, protein MNSYFDSAIEYTSKNPFSVSPTNIEQSQTSLHEKNWEWTYLVRKCRNLELEESYDLYMRRLRVGYLSLFIFIQLFVSILHALLLLTSSERSLVYMDMAVYLVSGVLIWFILSVNFRNELVCKYNWIVYASSWLAVSVMVLMDIGLNVYHATSSNNILNPIYDAYTLYAIYMFMPVPYLLQPFVLGTAVTLCYIINYSFVITSKEDNQMHSILNEAIYLSCVNLLGIFFRLMRDIALRTTFLDRRQYVEENLLLRYARDQERSLLLSILPNQIADRLQEDVKNRVERSKRQHQQRSHIDLRSSDNSQTLKRWRQPDHDTLFIEPHKDVTVLYADVVNYTHLTTTLDVKKLVEALHDLFVRFDIASEEYNVLRIKFLGDCYYCVAGLVSKNDDHAKCCVDLGLRMIKDIRDVREKRHLNIDMRIGVHSGDVLSGVIGAAKWQFDIWSKDVDIANRLEATGATGRVHVSQQTLRLLDGEYFFEDGTEKAREDPVLQKHDIRTFLIKSLRAPMHDPRRVQRERQAKKLSEACKANFMHNSTLHQYNQVRNQAKLEMCRELDKMPIGRIQLTKLWRRSTKLTQDEMEEESFRRNISSCCLLFRNRKWEQQYVLEPDIMLKYSIALSWVIYIGLLSIQLLSKDPKYHYWYIDGTTIVLLTMLLIVSWYKKLWIMYVSDAEQALPHSRISHFIYNMSDVMQRNIVLRIAIYFLIILSYCAVAAMQVIDCGGDETVYELSSTYEDRVYCFHPWILTNCMTLVIGMSLIFTRIPFVVKAIFSTIITVSYAVLVVFEFNYIFASSPSTNVNFNAEYSHILLIFITLGIFHLMERQTEFIAKVDYNWKRQLLTKQEDALITNDTIKVLLTNILPSHVADYYLSTQLQNELYYEEYDNVAVMFASIKGFDTDKIGLRVLNEIICDFDDVLNKYACSMRVEKIKVANWTYMAACGLDVSRSEHAPQIKFRNVSLMPNGRRSNYTGRARNSEGVQRVPVGNGSNIALDLDLERGQYEGNVVPRAHRSSLGNSNNNSNGEVVHVMAKFALELMRTMRRFNAENMQSEYEGSTDYGMLRIGISHGRAMAGVVGISKPHYDIWGNPVNMASRMDSTGVPGKIQVTEKTALKLREFNIQCNYRGMTFVKGRGNIPTYILATDSEYKDFLPHQSQAS, encoded by the exons ATGAACTCCTATTTCGATTCGGCCATCGAATATACGAGTAAGAATCCGTTTAGTGTCTCCCCAACAAATATCGAACAGTCACAGACTTCACTTCATGAAAAGAACTGGGAATGGACATATTTAGTG CGAAAATGCCGCAATCTGGAATTGGAAGAGTCCTATGACCTATATATGCGACGTCTACGCGTCGGTTATCTCTCactattcatttttattcaaCTCTTTGTTTCGATATTACACGCCCTACTCTTGCTGACATCCTCAGAGCGATCTTTAGTCTACATGGATATGGCTGTCTATTTAGTGTCCGGCGTTCTCATTTGGTTTATATTGTCGGTTAATTTTCGCAACGAATTGGTCTGCAAATACAATTGGATAGTCTATGCCTCATCGTGGCTAGCTGTTAGTGTTATGGTCCTCATGGATATTGGACTCAATGTGTATCATGCGACGAGCAGCAACAATATATTAAATCCCATCTATGATGCCTATACCCTGTATGCCATCTATATGTTTATGCCTGTTCCATATTTATTGCAACCATTTGTCCTGGGAACAGCTGTCACACTGTGCTACATAATCAACTATAGCTTTGTGATCACCTCCAAGGAGGATAATCAAATGCATAGCATTCTCAACGAAGCCATCTATCTGAGCTGTGTCAATCTGTTGGGCATATTCTTTCGCCTGATGCGCGACATAGCGTTAAGGACAACATTTCTGGATCGTCGTCAATATGTCGAAGAGAATCTACTCCTGCGATATGCTCGTGATCAGGAGCGTAGTCTCCTATTAAGTATTTTACCCAATCAGATAGCCGATCGCCTGCAAGAAGATGTTAAGAATCGTGTCGAACGATCCAAGCGACAGCATCAGCAGCGATCCCACATAGATTTACGGAGTAGTGATAATAGTCAGACCTTGAAGCGATGGCGGCAACCCGATCATGA TACCCTCTTCATCGAGCCTCATAAGGATGTCACTGTGCTATATGCCGATGTGGTCAACTATACCCACTTGACCACCACATTGGATGTGAAAAAGCTAGTGGAGGCGCTACATGATCTATTCGTACGCTTCGACATTGCCAGCGAGGAGTACAATGTGCTGAGGATCAAATTTTTGGGCGATTGTTATTATTGTGTAGCTGGATTGGTAAGTAAGAATGACGATCATGCCAAATGCTGTGTGGATTTGGGTCTACGAATGATCAAGGATATACGAGATGTGAG GGAGAAACGTCATCTCAATATCGATATGCGCATTGGTGTACATTCAGGTGATGTTCTGTCTGGTGTAATTGGTGCTGCGAAATGGCAATTTGATATCTGGTCCAAGGATGTGGATATTGCCAATCGTTTGGAGGCCACCGGAGCCACAGGTCGTGTCCATGTTAGCCAGCAAACTTTGCGACTCCTGGACGGTGAATACTTCTTTGAGGATGGCACCGAAAAGGCACGCGAAGATCCAGTACTGCAAAAGCATGACATACGCACCTTTCTGATCAAATCACTGCGC GCCCCCATGCATGATCCGCGTCGCGTGCAACGCGAACGACAGGCCAAGAAACTGAGCGAGGCCTGCAAAGCGAATTTCATGCACAACTCGACGCTGCATCAATACAATCAAGTACGTAACCAGGCCAAGCTGGAAATGTGCCGGGAATTGGACAAAATGCCCATCGGGCGTATACA GCTAACGAAATTGTGGCGACGCAGCACGAAATTAACCCAAGATGAAATGGAAGAGGAGAGCTTTCGTCGTAATATTAGTTCGTGTTGTCTACTCTTTCGAAATCGAAAATGGGAACAACAGTATGTACTAGAGCCGGATATAATGCTTAAGTATAGCATAGCTCTATCCTGGGTTATCTACATCGGCCTTCTGTCCATTCAATTGCTCAGCAAGGA TCCAAAATATCATTATTGGTATATAGATGGCACCACAATCGTTCTACTCACCATGCTGCTGATTGTCTCATGGTATAAGAAACTCTGGATTATGTATGTCTCTGATGCGGAACAAGCTCTGCCCCATAGTCGGATCAGTCATTTCATTTACAACATGTCGGATGTAATGCAGCGTAATATCGTTCTACGGATAGCCATATATTTCCTGATTATACTCTCCTATTGTGCCGTAGCGGCCATGCAAGTA ATAGACTGTGGCGGCGATGAGACTGTATATGAGCTTAGTTCGACCTATGAGGATCGTGTTTATTGTTTCCACCCATGGATTCTCACCAATTGCATGACTCTGGTCATTGGCATGTCGCTGATTTTCACCCGTATACCCTTTGTCGTCAAGGCAATCTTTTCTACAATCATCACCGTGTCATATGCCGTGTTGGTTGTATTCGAATTCAATTATATATTCGCCAGCAGCCCATCGACAAATGTTAATTTCAATGCTGAGTATTCGCACATTTTGCTGATCTTTATAACCCTGGGAATATTTCATTTGATGGAACGTCAGACAGAGTTTATTGCCAAAGTAGATTACAA CTGGAAGAGACAATTGCTGACCAAACAAGAGGATGCCCTTATCACGAATGATACGATTAAAGTTCTGCTCACAAACATATTGCCCTCTCATGTGG CTGATTACTATTTGTCCACTCAATTGCAAAATGAACTCTACTATGAGGAGTATGATAATGTGGCTGTGATGTTTGCCTCCATCAAGGGATTCGATACGGATAAAATTGGTTTGAGGGTATTGAACGAGATAATCTGTGATTTCGATGATGTG TTGAACAAATATGCCTGCAGCATGCGTGTGGAGAAGATCAAGGTGGCCAATTGGACTTATATGGCTGCCTGTGGTTTGGATGTTTCCCGATCTGAGCATGCTCCCCAAATAAAATTCCGCAATGTCTCGCTTATGCCGAATGGAAGACGGAGCAATTATACGGGGAGAGCTAGAAACTCGGAGGGCGTACAGCGTGTTCCGGTTGGCAATGGGAGTAACATTGCCTTGGATCTGGATCTGGAACGTGGTCAGTATGAAGGCAATGTAGTGCCACGTGCTCATCGGAGCAGTCTGGGTAATAGTAATAACAATAGCAACGGTGAGGTGGTCCATGTGATGGCAAAATTTGCACTGGAACTGATGCGCACCATGCGACGATTCAATGCCGAGAATATGCAATCCGAGTATGAAGGGAGTACGGATTACGGCATGCTCCGGATTGGCATCTCACACGGTCGTGCCATGGCTGGAGTTGTTGGTATATCGAAGCCCCACTATGATATCTGGGGCAATCCAGTCAACATGGCCTCACGCATGGACTCAACGGGTGTCCCTGGCAAAATACAAGTGACCGAGAAGACGGCCCTCAAATTGCGAGAATTCAATATACAATGCAATTATCGAGGCATGACTTTTGTCAAAGGACGCGGaaatatacctacatatattctAGCCACGGATTCGGAATACAAAGATTTTCTGCCACATCAAAGCCAAGCCAGCTAG
- the LOC6645006 gene encoding adenylyl cyclase X E isoform X3: MHDPRRVQRERQAKKLSEACKANFMHNSTLHQYNQVRNQAKLEMCRELDKMPIGRIQLTKLWRRSTKLTQDEMEEESFRRNISSCCLLFRNRKWEQQYVLEPDIMLKYSIALSWVIYIGLLSIQLLSKDPKYHYWYIDGTTIVLLTMLLIVSWYKKLWIMYVSDAEQALPHSRISHFIYNMSDVMQRNIVLRIAIYFLIILSYCAVAAMQVIDCGGDETVYELSSTYEDRVYCFHPWILTNCMTLVIGMSLIFTRIPFVVKAIFSTIITVSYAVLVVFEFNYIFASSPSTNVNFNAEYSHILLIFITLGIFHLMERQTEFIAKVDYNWKRQLLTKQEDALITNDTIKVLLTNILPSHVADYYLSTQLQNELYYEEYDNVAVMFASIKGFDTDKIGLRVLNEIICDFDDVLNKYACSMRVEKIKVANWTYMAACGLDVSRSEHAPQIKFRNVSLMPNGRRSNYTGRARNSEGVQRVPVGNGSNIALDLDLERGQYEGNVVPRAHRSSLGNSNNNSNGEVVHVMAKFALELMRTMRRFNAENMQSEYEGSTDYGMLRIGISHGRAMAGVVGISKPHYDIWGNPVNMASRMDSTGVPGKIQVTEKTALKLREFNIQCNYRGMTFVKGRGNIPTYILATDSEYKDFLPHQSQAS, from the exons ATGCATGATCCGCGTCGCGTGCAACGCGAACGACAGGCCAAGAAACTGAGCGAGGCCTGCAAAGCGAATTTCATGCACAACTCGACGCTGCATCAATACAATCAAGTACGTAACCAGGCCAAGCTGGAAATGTGCCGGGAATTGGACAAAATGCCCATCGGGCGTATACA GCTAACGAAATTGTGGCGACGCAGCACGAAATTAACCCAAGATGAAATGGAAGAGGAGAGCTTTCGTCGTAATATTAGTTCGTGTTGTCTACTCTTTCGAAATCGAAAATGGGAACAACAGTATGTACTAGAGCCGGATATAATGCTTAAGTATAGCATAGCTCTATCCTGGGTTATCTACATCGGCCTTCTGTCCATTCAATTGCTCAGCAAGGA TCCAAAATATCATTATTGGTATATAGATGGCACCACAATCGTTCTACTCACCATGCTGCTGATTGTCTCATGGTATAAGAAACTCTGGATTATGTATGTCTCTGATGCGGAACAAGCTCTGCCCCATAGTCGGATCAGTCATTTCATTTACAACATGTCGGATGTAATGCAGCGTAATATCGTTCTACGGATAGCCATATATTTCCTGATTATACTCTCCTATTGTGCCGTAGCGGCCATGCAAGTA ATAGACTGTGGCGGCGATGAGACTGTATATGAGCTTAGTTCGACCTATGAGGATCGTGTTTATTGTTTCCACCCATGGATTCTCACCAATTGCATGACTCTGGTCATTGGCATGTCGCTGATTTTCACCCGTATACCCTTTGTCGTCAAGGCAATCTTTTCTACAATCATCACCGTGTCATATGCCGTGTTGGTTGTATTCGAATTCAATTATATATTCGCCAGCAGCCCATCGACAAATGTTAATTTCAATGCTGAGTATTCGCACATTTTGCTGATCTTTATAACCCTGGGAATATTTCATTTGATGGAACGTCAGACAGAGTTTATTGCCAAAGTAGATTACAA CTGGAAGAGACAATTGCTGACCAAACAAGAGGATGCCCTTATCACGAATGATACGATTAAAGTTCTGCTCACAAACATATTGCCCTCTCATGTGG CTGATTACTATTTGTCCACTCAATTGCAAAATGAACTCTACTATGAGGAGTATGATAATGTGGCTGTGATGTTTGCCTCCATCAAGGGATTCGATACGGATAAAATTGGTTTGAGGGTATTGAACGAGATAATCTGTGATTTCGATGATGTG TTGAACAAATATGCCTGCAGCATGCGTGTGGAGAAGATCAAGGTGGCCAATTGGACTTATATGGCTGCCTGTGGTTTGGATGTTTCCCGATCTGAGCATGCTCCCCAAATAAAATTCCGCAATGTCTCGCTTATGCCGAATGGAAGACGGAGCAATTATACGGGGAGAGCTAGAAACTCGGAGGGCGTACAGCGTGTTCCGGTTGGCAATGGGAGTAACATTGCCTTGGATCTGGATCTGGAACGTGGTCAGTATGAAGGCAATGTAGTGCCACGTGCTCATCGGAGCAGTCTGGGTAATAGTAATAACAATAGCAACGGTGAGGTGGTCCATGTGATGGCAAAATTTGCACTGGAACTGATGCGCACCATGCGACGATTCAATGCCGAGAATATGCAATCCGAGTATGAAGGGAGTACGGATTACGGCATGCTCCGGATTGGCATCTCACACGGTCGTGCCATGGCTGGAGTTGTTGGTATATCGAAGCCCCACTATGATATCTGGGGCAATCCAGTCAACATGGCCTCACGCATGGACTCAACGGGTGTCCCTGGCAAAATACAAGTGACCGAGAAGACGGCCCTCAAATTGCGAGAATTCAATATACAATGCAATTATCGAGGCATGACTTTTGTCAAAGGACGCGGaaatatacctacatatattctAGCCACGGATTCGGAATACAAAGATTTTCTGCCACATCAAAGCCAAGCCAGCTAG
- the LOC6645006 gene encoding adenylyl cyclase X E isoform X2, translating to MNSYFDSAIEYTSKNPFSVSPTNIEQSQTSLHEKNWEWTYLVRKCRNLELEESYDLYMRRLRVGYLSLFIFIQLFVSILHALLLLTSSERSLVYMDMAVYLVSGVLIWFILSVNFRNELVCKYNWIVYASSWLAVSVMVLMDIGLNVYHATSSNNILNPIYDAYTLYAIYMFMPVPYLLQPFVLGTAVTLCYIINYSFVITSKEDNQMHSILNEAIYLSCVNLLGIFFRLMRDIALRTTFLDRRQYVEENLLLRYARDQERSLLLSILPNQIADRLQEDVKNRVERSKRQHQQRSHIDLRSSDNSQTLKRWRQPDHDTLFIEPHKDVTVLYADVVNYTHLTTTLDVKKLVEALHDLFVRFDIASEEYNVLRIKFLGDCYYCVAGLVSKNDDHAKCCVDLGLRMIKDIRDVREKRHLNIDMRIGVHSGDVLSGVIGAAKWQFDIWSKDVDIANRLEATGATGRVHVSQQTLRLLDGEYFFEDGTEKAREDPVLQKHDIRTFLIKSLRAPMHDPRRVQRERQAKKLSEACKANFMHNSTLHQYNQVRNQAKLEMCRELDKMPIGRIQLTKLWRRSTKLTQDEMEEESFRRNISSCCLLFRNRKWEQQYVLEPDIMLKYSIALSWVIYIGLLSIQLLSKDPKYHYWYIDGTTIVLLTMLLIVSWYKKLWIMYVSDAEQALPHSRISHFIYNMSDVMQRNIVLRIAIYFLIILSYCAVAAMQVIDCGGDETVYELSSTYEDRVYCFHPWILTNCMTLVIGMSLIFTRIPFVVKAIFSTIITVSYAVLVVFEFNYIFASSPSTNVNFNAEYSHILLIFITLGIFHLMERQTEFIAKVDYNWKRQLLTKQEDALITNDTIKVLLTNILPSHLITICPLNCKMNSTMRSMIMWL from the exons ATGAACTCCTATTTCGATTCGGCCATCGAATATACGAGTAAGAATCCGTTTAGTGTCTCCCCAACAAATATCGAACAGTCACAGACTTCACTTCATGAAAAGAACTGGGAATGGACATATTTAGTG CGAAAATGCCGCAATCTGGAATTGGAAGAGTCCTATGACCTATATATGCGACGTCTACGCGTCGGTTATCTCTCactattcatttttattcaaCTCTTTGTTTCGATATTACACGCCCTACTCTTGCTGACATCCTCAGAGCGATCTTTAGTCTACATGGATATGGCTGTCTATTTAGTGTCCGGCGTTCTCATTTGGTTTATATTGTCGGTTAATTTTCGCAACGAATTGGTCTGCAAATACAATTGGATAGTCTATGCCTCATCGTGGCTAGCTGTTAGTGTTATGGTCCTCATGGATATTGGACTCAATGTGTATCATGCGACGAGCAGCAACAATATATTAAATCCCATCTATGATGCCTATACCCTGTATGCCATCTATATGTTTATGCCTGTTCCATATTTATTGCAACCATTTGTCCTGGGAACAGCTGTCACACTGTGCTACATAATCAACTATAGCTTTGTGATCACCTCCAAGGAGGATAATCAAATGCATAGCATTCTCAACGAAGCCATCTATCTGAGCTGTGTCAATCTGTTGGGCATATTCTTTCGCCTGATGCGCGACATAGCGTTAAGGACAACATTTCTGGATCGTCGTCAATATGTCGAAGAGAATCTACTCCTGCGATATGCTCGTGATCAGGAGCGTAGTCTCCTATTAAGTATTTTACCCAATCAGATAGCCGATCGCCTGCAAGAAGATGTTAAGAATCGTGTCGAACGATCCAAGCGACAGCATCAGCAGCGATCCCACATAGATTTACGGAGTAGTGATAATAGTCAGACCTTGAAGCGATGGCGGCAACCCGATCATGA TACCCTCTTCATCGAGCCTCATAAGGATGTCACTGTGCTATATGCCGATGTGGTCAACTATACCCACTTGACCACCACATTGGATGTGAAAAAGCTAGTGGAGGCGCTACATGATCTATTCGTACGCTTCGACATTGCCAGCGAGGAGTACAATGTGCTGAGGATCAAATTTTTGGGCGATTGTTATTATTGTGTAGCTGGATTGGTAAGTAAGAATGACGATCATGCCAAATGCTGTGTGGATTTGGGTCTACGAATGATCAAGGATATACGAGATGTGAG GGAGAAACGTCATCTCAATATCGATATGCGCATTGGTGTACATTCAGGTGATGTTCTGTCTGGTGTAATTGGTGCTGCGAAATGGCAATTTGATATCTGGTCCAAGGATGTGGATATTGCCAATCGTTTGGAGGCCACCGGAGCCACAGGTCGTGTCCATGTTAGCCAGCAAACTTTGCGACTCCTGGACGGTGAATACTTCTTTGAGGATGGCACCGAAAAGGCACGCGAAGATCCAGTACTGCAAAAGCATGACATACGCACCTTTCTGATCAAATCACTGCGC GCCCCCATGCATGATCCGCGTCGCGTGCAACGCGAACGACAGGCCAAGAAACTGAGCGAGGCCTGCAAAGCGAATTTCATGCACAACTCGACGCTGCATCAATACAATCAAGTACGTAACCAGGCCAAGCTGGAAATGTGCCGGGAATTGGACAAAATGCCCATCGGGCGTATACA GCTAACGAAATTGTGGCGACGCAGCACGAAATTAACCCAAGATGAAATGGAAGAGGAGAGCTTTCGTCGTAATATTAGTTCGTGTTGTCTACTCTTTCGAAATCGAAAATGGGAACAACAGTATGTACTAGAGCCGGATATAATGCTTAAGTATAGCATAGCTCTATCCTGGGTTATCTACATCGGCCTTCTGTCCATTCAATTGCTCAGCAAGGA TCCAAAATATCATTATTGGTATATAGATGGCACCACAATCGTTCTACTCACCATGCTGCTGATTGTCTCATGGTATAAGAAACTCTGGATTATGTATGTCTCTGATGCGGAACAAGCTCTGCCCCATAGTCGGATCAGTCATTTCATTTACAACATGTCGGATGTAATGCAGCGTAATATCGTTCTACGGATAGCCATATATTTCCTGATTATACTCTCCTATTGTGCCGTAGCGGCCATGCAAGTA ATAGACTGTGGCGGCGATGAGACTGTATATGAGCTTAGTTCGACCTATGAGGATCGTGTTTATTGTTTCCACCCATGGATTCTCACCAATTGCATGACTCTGGTCATTGGCATGTCGCTGATTTTCACCCGTATACCCTTTGTCGTCAAGGCAATCTTTTCTACAATCATCACCGTGTCATATGCCGTGTTGGTTGTATTCGAATTCAATTATATATTCGCCAGCAGCCCATCGACAAATGTTAATTTCAATGCTGAGTATTCGCACATTTTGCTGATCTTTATAACCCTGGGAATATTTCATTTGATGGAACGTCAGACAGAGTTTATTGCCAAAGTAGATTACAA CTGGAAGAGACAATTGCTGACCAAACAAGAGGATGCCCTTATCACGAATGATACGATTAAAGTTCTGCTCACAAACATATTGCCCTCTCAT CTGATTACTATTTGTCCACTCAATTGCAAAATGAACTCTACTATGAGGAGTATGATAATGTGGCTGTGA
- the LOC6645006 gene encoding adenylyl cyclase X E isoform X4, whose translation MNSYFDSAIEYTSKNPFSVSPTNIEQSQTSLHEKNWEWTYLVRKCRNLELEESYDLYMRRLRVGYLSLFIFIQLFVSILHALLLLTSSERSLVYMDMAVYLVSGVLIWFILSVNFRNELVCKYNWIVYASSWLAVSVMVLMDIGLNVYHATSSNNILNPIYDAYTLYAIYMFMPVPYLLQPFVLGTAVTLCYIINYSFVITSKEDNQMHSILNEAIYLSCVNLLGIFFRLMRDIALRTTFLDRRQYVEENLLLRYARDQERSLLLSILPNQIADRLQEDVKNRVERSKRQHQQRSHIDLRSSDNSQTLKRWRQPDHDTLFIEPHKDVTVLYADVVNYTHLTTTLDVKKLVEALHDLFVRFDIASEEYNVLRIKFLGDCYYCVAGLVSKNDDHAKCCVDLGLRMIKDIRDVREKRHLNIDMRIGVHSGDVLSGVIGAAKWQFDIWSKDVDIANRLEATGATGRVHVSQQTLRLLDGEYFFEDGTEKAREDPVLQKHDIRTFLIKSLRAPMHDPRRVQRERQAKKLSEACKANFMHNSTLHQYNQANEIVATQHEINPR comes from the exons ATGAACTCCTATTTCGATTCGGCCATCGAATATACGAGTAAGAATCCGTTTAGTGTCTCCCCAACAAATATCGAACAGTCACAGACTTCACTTCATGAAAAGAACTGGGAATGGACATATTTAGTG CGAAAATGCCGCAATCTGGAATTGGAAGAGTCCTATGACCTATATATGCGACGTCTACGCGTCGGTTATCTCTCactattcatttttattcaaCTCTTTGTTTCGATATTACACGCCCTACTCTTGCTGACATCCTCAGAGCGATCTTTAGTCTACATGGATATGGCTGTCTATTTAGTGTCCGGCGTTCTCATTTGGTTTATATTGTCGGTTAATTTTCGCAACGAATTGGTCTGCAAATACAATTGGATAGTCTATGCCTCATCGTGGCTAGCTGTTAGTGTTATGGTCCTCATGGATATTGGACTCAATGTGTATCATGCGACGAGCAGCAACAATATATTAAATCCCATCTATGATGCCTATACCCTGTATGCCATCTATATGTTTATGCCTGTTCCATATTTATTGCAACCATTTGTCCTGGGAACAGCTGTCACACTGTGCTACATAATCAACTATAGCTTTGTGATCACCTCCAAGGAGGATAATCAAATGCATAGCATTCTCAACGAAGCCATCTATCTGAGCTGTGTCAATCTGTTGGGCATATTCTTTCGCCTGATGCGCGACATAGCGTTAAGGACAACATTTCTGGATCGTCGTCAATATGTCGAAGAGAATCTACTCCTGCGATATGCTCGTGATCAGGAGCGTAGTCTCCTATTAAGTATTTTACCCAATCAGATAGCCGATCGCCTGCAAGAAGATGTTAAGAATCGTGTCGAACGATCCAAGCGACAGCATCAGCAGCGATCCCACATAGATTTACGGAGTAGTGATAATAGTCAGACCTTGAAGCGATGGCGGCAACCCGATCATGA TACCCTCTTCATCGAGCCTCATAAGGATGTCACTGTGCTATATGCCGATGTGGTCAACTATACCCACTTGACCACCACATTGGATGTGAAAAAGCTAGTGGAGGCGCTACATGATCTATTCGTACGCTTCGACATTGCCAGCGAGGAGTACAATGTGCTGAGGATCAAATTTTTGGGCGATTGTTATTATTGTGTAGCTGGATTGGTAAGTAAGAATGACGATCATGCCAAATGCTGTGTGGATTTGGGTCTACGAATGATCAAGGATATACGAGATGTGAG GGAGAAACGTCATCTCAATATCGATATGCGCATTGGTGTACATTCAGGTGATGTTCTGTCTGGTGTAATTGGTGCTGCGAAATGGCAATTTGATATCTGGTCCAAGGATGTGGATATTGCCAATCGTTTGGAGGCCACCGGAGCCACAGGTCGTGTCCATGTTAGCCAGCAAACTTTGCGACTCCTGGACGGTGAATACTTCTTTGAGGATGGCACCGAAAAGGCACGCGAAGATCCAGTACTGCAAAAGCATGACATACGCACCTTTCTGATCAAATCACTGCGC GCCCCCATGCATGATCCGCGTCGCGTGCAACGCGAACGACAGGCCAAGAAACTGAGCGAGGCCTGCAAAGCGAATTTCATGCACAACTCGACGCTGCATCAATACAATCAA GCTAACGAAATTGTGGCGACGCAGCACGAAATTAACCCAAGATGA